TGGCTGATTCTCGCCGATTTCTATGACAAGGCCGAAGGGGCCGAACCGCGCGCCGTGGCCGCCGCCTTTCTGGCGATCGCCGAGGCCGCCGGCGGGGAAGCCCGCGCCCTGGCCCAGACGCGGACCGCCGAATTGCTGATGGCCGCCGAGCGCGATGACGTGGCCTTGGCGTTGTTCCGCCGCGCCCAGGCCAGCCATCCCACCCCGCGCGCCGCCAACGGCATCGCCGCCCTCGGCGGAACCGGTTTGGCGATCCGGCGGACTCTGGTTGAAGCCGACCGCGATCTGCCCCGCTTGTGTCTGGATCTGACCGCCGCCCCCGCCGCCATCGATCTCGCGCCCTATGTCAAGATCGAGCCCGCCGTGCCGGTGGCGGTTAGCGCCACCGGCAAGCGCCTGTGCATCGACGGCCTGCCCCACGGCCAGACGGTCGGCGTGACGCTGCGCGAAGGGCTGCCGACGCTGACCGGCGCCACCTTGGCCCGCTCCTTGACCCTTGAGGCGCGTATCGCCAACCGCGCCCCCCGCGTCGCCTTCGCCGGCAACGCCTATATCCTGCCGGCGCGCGGGGCCCGCGATGTCGCGGTGCGCACGGTCAATGTCGATCAACTGTGGTTGACCCTGCTGCGGGTCAACGACCGGGGCTTGGCCGGACTGCTGCGCGACCATGATTTGAATTCGATGGTGTCGGGCGGCGATCTGCGCGACATCGCCGAGGATTCGGGCGAAAAGATCTGGGAAGGCAAGCTCGATATCGACGCCGCCCTGAACCGCGAGACGGCGACGGCCATTCCCCTCGCCACCATCCTGCCCGATCCCCGCCCCGGTCTTTACCTGCTGGCCGCCGAGGACCGTTTGCGCGGCTCGACGCCCTGGTGGAACCAGCCTTCGCAATGGCTGCTGGTCACCGATATCGGCTTGCAGAGCGCGGTCGGCCTGGATGGGTTGTCGGTTTTCGCCCGCTCGCTGTCGAGCGGCCGGGCCCTGGTCGGGGCCTCGGTCACCCTGGTCGCGCGCAACAACGCCGAGGTCGCCAGCGCCGTTACCGATCGCAACGGCATGGTCCGCTTCCAGCCCGCCCAGTTGAGCGGCCGCGACGGCAAGACGCCGACCTGGGTGATGGTCTATGGCCCGGCCGGCGATTTCGCCTATCTCGATGTCACCGGTCCGGCCTTCGATCTGTCCGATCGCGGCGTCGGCGGCCGCGAGGCCCCCGGTCCGCTCGACGCCTTCCTCTATACCGAGCGCGGCATCTACCGGCCGGGCGAGACGGTTCATCTCGCCGGGTTGTTGCGCGATTCGGGGGCGCGCGGGCTGTCGGGCCTGCCTTTGACCGTGAAGATCCTGCGTCCCGATGGCGTTCAGGTCGACCGCCAAGTCTTGAGCGATCAGGGGGTGGGAGCCTATGGCGCCGATATTCCCCTTCTCAAGGAAGCGCGCAGCGGACGGTGGGAGATCACCGCCCACGTCGATCCCGCCGCGCCGCCGATCGGCCGGGTGTCGTTCGTGGTCGAGGATTTCGTGCCCCAGACCATGGAGGTCACCCTCAAGACCACCGCCACGGCCCTTGATCTGACGACGGGCGAGCCGTCGGCAGCGACGGCTTCGGTCGCGGTGCAGGCCGATTATTTCTACGGCGCCCCGGTGGCGTCGCAGCCGGTGACCTCGGAAGTGGTGCTGAGCGCCGATCCCGAGCCCTTCGCCGCCTTCAAGGGCTTCACCTTCGGTCTGGCCCAGGAGGAGGTCGAACCCCGGCGCTTCGATCTGGAGCCGACGCTAACCAACGCCAAGGGCGCGGCCACCCTGGCCGTCGCCCTGGATGGCGCGCCCGATACCTCGCACCCCTTGCGCGCCCTGGTGCGCACCAGCGTGATCGATGCCGGGGGCCGGGGGGCGGCGCGCACCCTGGTGCTGCCGGTTCGCCATCAGCCGATGGCCGTCGGCATCAAGGCCCGTTTCGAGGGGGACTCCCTGGCCGAGGGGGCGACCCCGGCCTTTGATCTGGCCGCCGTGAACCCGGCCGGCGCCCCCGTCGGCCAGCGGCCGCTCGATTGGGTGCTCTATGAAGAGGTCAGCCGCTACACCTGGTATGAAAACGGCGGCGCCTGGAACTACCGCCGCACCGTCAGCGACGAGGTGCGCGCCTCGGGACGGGTGATGACCGCCGCCAATGGTCTGGCCGAGGTCGCCGTGCCCGTCGGCTTTGGCGCCTTCCGCCTTGAGGTGTCCGATGGCGGCGGGTCGCTCGCCGCCTCGTCCCAGCGCTTCCGCGCCGGCTGGTGGGTGGCCGGGTCCGACAGCCGCGATACCCCCGATACGCTGAAGGTCACCCGCGAGGCCGAGGCCTATCGGCCCGGCGAGCGGGCGCGTCTGCGCCTGGAGGCGCCTTTCGCCGGTCACGCCCTGGTTTCGGTGGTTACCGATCGTTTGCTTGATGTGCTTGACGTGCCGCTGCCCGAAGGCGGGCTGACGGTGGAATTGCCGGTCACCGAGGCCTGGGGGGTGGGCGCCTATGTGGTGGTCACCGCCTTCCGCCCCGGGGAGAACGCCGGATTGCGCGGTCCCGGGCGGGCGATGGGCGTGGCCTGGGTGCCCGTCGACATGACGCGGCGAACCCTGTCGGTTGCGCTCGAGGCGCCGCAAACCGTGTTGCCGCGCCAGCGTCTGGAGGTGCCGGTTCAGGTGGCGGGCGGCCAGGGTCCGGTGTTCCTGACCCTGGCCGCCGTCGATGAGGGCATCTTGCAACTGACCGATTTCCAAAGCCCTGATCCGGTCGCTTATTATTATGGCAAGCGCAGCCTGGGGCTGGCCTACCGGGATGCTTATGGCCGGTTGCTTGAAGGCACCAACGCCCGCCCGGGCCGTTTGCGCGAAGGCGGCGACGCCTCGGGGCGTCACCTGATGGGGCTGCCGCGCAGTTCGGTTGAAACCGTCTCCCTGTTCTCGGGGATCGTCGCCGTCGGCAAGGATGGGCGGGCGCTGGTGCCCGTCGATATCCCCGATTTCACCGGCCGGCTGCGGCTGATGGCCGTGGCCTTTTCCGGCGCCGGCGTCGGTCACGGCGAAGCGGCGGTAACGGTGCGCGATCCGATGGTGGCGATGGCGACGCTGCCGCGCTTCCTGGCGCCGGGCGATCGCTCCTTCCTTAGCGTCTCGCTTGATAACATCGATGGCCCGGCCGGCGTCTGGACGCTTGCCGCCGTGGGCGAGGGCGCCTTGAGCGTGCCCGAGGGGCCGCGCGCCGTCGATCTGGCCAAGGGCGGCCGCGATCTGGTGCGTCTGGCCGTGGAGGGGCTCAACCCGGGCCCGGGCACCTTGCGGCTGGCGATCACCGCGCCGACCGGCGAGCGCCGGGAAAAGACCTGGAGCTTCGACGTGCGCCCCGGCGCGCCCCGGATGACGCTGGCCCATCGCCTCGATCTCGGCGGTCACGGCCGCGCCCGTCTGGACGGCGGCCTGCTTGAGGGCTTTTTCCGCCAGGGCGTCGAAGGGACTTTGACCCTGTCGTCGGTGCCCAACCTCGATCCGATCGGCAATGCCTCGGCCCTGCGGGCTTATCCCTATGGCTGCCTGGAACAGACCGTCAGCCGGGCCTGGGTGGCGCTTTATGGCCATGACCTGGATACCCCGGCGCTGTGGAAGGGCTGGAGCGGCAAGGACGTGCTGGCGACCGAGATCGCCCGGGTGATCGCCCTCCAGCGCCCCGATGGCGGCTTCGCCCTGTGGTCCTCGTCGGGGGGGCTTGATCCCTGGCTGTCGGCCTATGCCCTGGAATTCCTGCTGCGCGCCCGCGAGGAAAAGGCCGCCGTGCCCGATTTCGTCGTGGAACGCGGTTTGGCCTATCTCGATGACGCCATCGCTGATGGCGATTTCTCCGATGCCGGCCTGCCGGCGGCGGCCTATGCCCATTACGTTCTGGCCCGCGCCGGGGCGATGGACCTGGGGCGCTTGCGCTATTTCGCCGATACCTATCTGGCGCGGATGCCCACGCCCTTGGCTCGGGTGCAAACCGCCGCCGCCCTGTCGCTGCTGGGCGACGGACCGCGCGCCGTCGCCGCCCTGAAACAGGGGCTGGGCGACCGGGCGCGGTTGGTCAGCGATCGCGACGATTGGGATTATGGCTCGGCCCTGCGCGACCGCGCCGCTACCCTGGCGCTCGGCATCGAGACCGGCCTGCTCGGCGATGATGCCCTGGCGACGGCCGATACCCTGGCCGACACCCTGGCCCGCACCCCCCATCCGTCGACCCAGGAACGCGGCTGGCTGGTGCTCGCCGCCCGCGCCCTGGCCCGCCAGCAGGGATCGGTCGCCGCGACGGTGGACGGTGTGGGCGTCGATAGCGGCCGCACCACGGTGACCCTGCCCCTGAGCATCCAAGACCTGGGCGAAGGGGTGGATATCGTCAATGGCGGCGACCGGGCGCTGCGCGTCGTCGCCTCGCTTGACGGCCAGCCCGAGGCGCCGCCGCCGGCGGCCAGCGAGGGGTTGACCATCGACCGTCGCTTCCTGACCCTGGCCGGCGAGGCGGTGGATCCGACCAAGGTGCGCCAGAACGATCTGCTGGTGGCGCTGATCACCGGCTCGGCCACCGATCCCAAGGTCATCGCCCGTGAAAGGGGCAATCGCCTGCTGGTGGTCGATCTGCTGCCCGCCGGGGTCGAGATCGAAAACCCGCGGATCGGCGCCGGGGCGCCGGGGAGCGAGGGGCTGTCCTGGCTGCCGGAGCTGACGGACACCACCCACGTCGAAGCCCGCGACGATCGCTATGTCGCCTCCGTCGATATCGACGCCAAGACGCCGACGTTCACCCTGGCCTATGTGGTGCGCGCCGTCAGCCCGGGAAGCTTCGTTGTTCCCGGCGCCGCCGTCGAGGATATGGATCGCCCGGCCTTGCGGGCTAATCAGGGGGCGGGGCGGCTGTCGATCGCCGCCCGCTGACCGCGCCGATGACACCGCCGGGACGGCGCGGGATCGGGCGATGGCTTCGCCGCCTCGCCCTGGGGGGCCTGGGGCTGGCGCTGCTTGTCGGCGCCGGCGACCACCTGTTGCCGCCCGATCTTGGCCGCCTGACCCCGTCAACCCGGGTGATGGCGGCCAATGGCGCCGTGCTGCGCGCCTTTCTGACCGCCGAGGGGGCTTGGCGGCTGCCCGGCGACCCGGCGGCGGTCGATCCCTTCTATCTGGCCTTGCTCCAGGCCTTTGAGGACCGGCGCTTCGCCTCTCATCCCGGCGTCGATCCCTTGGCCGTCGCGCGGGCGCTTGGGCAATGGCTGGCCAATGGCAAGGTGATCTCCGGCGCGTCGACCCTGACCATGCAGACCGTGCGGCTGCTTGATCCGCGTCCCGAGCGGACCATCGCCGCCAAACTGGTTGAAATGGTCCGGGCGGTGCAGCTTGAAGCCCATCTCGGCAAGACCGGCGTGCTGGGCGCCTATCTGACCCTGGCCCCCTTTGGCGGCAATCTGGAAGGGGTGCGCGCCGGATCGCTGGCGTGGCTGGGCAAGGATCCCCGCCGTCTGACCCCGGGCGAGGCGGCCTTGCTGGTCGCCCTGCCCCAGGCGCCCGAGGCCCTGCGCCCCGACCGCCATCCCGCCGCCGCGCGGGCGGCGCGCGACAAGGTGCTGGAGCGGGCGGTGCGCGATGGGCTGCTCGACCCGGCCCAGGCGCGCGAGGCCAAGGCCGAGCCGGTGCCGACGACGCGCCGGCCAATGCCGTTTTCCGCCCCCCATCTGACCGAACGTCTGGCCGCCGGGGCGCCGGCGGGCGCGCCGATCGCCACGACGATCGACGAGGGGCTGCAAAACCGGCTGGAGCGGTTGGCGCGGCGGGTGGCCGTGCCTTTGGGCCCCGGGCAATCGCTGGCCCTGCTGGCCGCCGAATCGGCCAGCGGCCGGATCCTGGCCAGCGTCGGCTCGCCCGATTACCTTGATCCGGAGCGGGTGGGGGCGATCGACATGACGCGGGCGGTGCGCTCGCCGGGATCGGCGCTCAAGCCGTTGCTTTACGGCATGGCCTTCGAGCGCCATATCGTCCATCCCGAGACGCTGATGATCGACCGGCCGACGCGCTTTGGCGCTTATACCCCGGCCAATTTCGGCGATGCCCATTGGGGGGAGGTCAGCGTGCGCGAGGCCCTGGCCCAATCGCTCAATGTGCCGGCGGTCATGCTGCTTGATCGCCTGGGACCGCTGGCCTTCGCCACCCGCTTGCAAAGCGCCGGCATCGCCCTGCGCCTGCCCAAAGGCGTCGAGCGGCCGGGATTGCCCTTGGCCCTGGGCGGCCTGGGGGTGAGGCTTGAAGATCTGGTGGGCCTGTTCGCCGCGATCGATGCCGGGGGCGCGGCGCCCCCCTTGCGCGCCCTTGCCGGTGCGCCCTTGCCGGCGCGCCGGGTGCTTGAGCCGGCGGCGGCTTGGCAGGTCGCCGATATCCTGGCGGGCAGTCCGCCGCCCCCGGGGATGATCCTGGCCGATCTGCGCCAGGGCGGTCGGACCGTGGCCTTCAAGACCGGCACCTCCTATGGCTTCCGCGACGCCTGGGCGGTGGGGTTTGATGGCAAGGTGACGATCGGCGTTTGGGTTGGCCGCCCCGATGGCACGCCAAGCCCCGGCGCCTTTGGCCGGGCCACCGCCGCACCCTTGCTGTTCCAGGCCTTTGAAGCGCTTGAAGGTCGGCCGCCGCCGCCGCGGTCCCGGCCCGACGGCGTGTTTATCGGCGCCAATGGCGATCTGCCGCCGCCGCTGCGCCGCTTGGACGGCGAGCCGCCGCGCGCCGGTCGGCGGCTGGCCGTCGACCGCGACGCCCTGACCATCGCCTTTCCCCCCGATGGCTCGGTCCTTGATCCGGCGTCCCTGGTCGATGGTCTGGCCCTGTCGGCGCGCGGCGGGCAAAGGCCGCTGACTTGGCTGGTCGATGGCCGGCCCCTGGTCAGCCCGGCCTTCGCCCGAACCGCCCGCTGGATGCCGCCAAGCCTTCCCCGGGGCGGCGCCCTGGCGGTCAGGGTGAGCGTGGTTGACGCCGGCGGCCAGGGGGACACGGCCCAGGTGTGGATCGGCCAATCCCCGCCGTAACGGACCGTTAAACCCTTTTCGGTATAGGAATGAGCGTGGGGAGACGTTCCCCAGGCTCTTCCTGGCCTTCCGTTTTCCCTGGATCCGGGCTTTGATGCGCAGCTTCGTCCTTTCGCTCTGCCTTGCTCTTGGCGCTTTCGCCCCGCTTTCCTTGGCGGCGGAGGGGGCCTTGTCCGAGGCGATCGAGTCGCCGACCCCGGGGGCCGGGCTGGAGGGCGCCGAGGTTCTGGGCGATCTGGCACCGGCCGAAGGGGCGTTCTTGGCCGAAGAGGCGCCGCGGGTCGCCGTGGCCGGCGGGTCGGCCGCCCGTCTGGTCGAAGAGGGCTATCGCGCCCTGGCGGAGGGCCGCACGGCCGAGGCCCTTGCCGCCTATCGCGCCGCCACCCGGGCGGCGCCGGCCTTGGCCGAAGCCCATCTTGGCCTGGGGGCCAGCCTTCAGGCCCTGGGTCGGCCAACCGAGGCGGCCGGCGCCTATGAGCGGGCCCTGGCCCTGCGGCCGGGCGATGCCCTTGCCCGGGCCCGGCTGGTCGCCGTTTTGGGCGATCTGGCGCCCGGGATCGCCCTGGAGCGCCTGGGCCGTCTTGCCGTCGCCTATCCCGATGACGCCGAAATCACCGGCCGAATCGGTTTACAGTTAATGCGCCAGGGGCGTCCCTTGGCCGCGCTTGGCGCTTTTGAACAGGCTGCTGCCCTGGCGCCGGGCGATCCGGTGCGTCAGGTCAATCTGGCGGTGGCCGCCGACAGGGCGGGGCAGGCGGCGCGCGCCCTTGCCGCCTATCGCAAGGCGGTGACGCTGCTGCGCGCCGGGGGCGAGACCGCCGGAGTCGATCTCGCGGCGCTGTCGCGGCGGGCGCGTTGGCTGGAAGTTCGTTTGGAGGGTGTCACACCATGAATGCCGTCGATCCCGTCCTCGTCCATTTCGGCTTTCACCGCCATCCCTTTCCCGCCGAGGCCGGTTTGGAACTGGCTTATGCCGGCAATGACTCCCAGGCCCCCGTGCGCCGCCTGCTCGCCCGGTTGACCCGCTACGCCGGACCGGTGACGGTCGTCGGCGAGGCGGGGTTGGGTAAAAGCTATCTGTGCGACTGGGTCGCCGCCTTGCTTGAAAGCCGGGCGCTGGTGGTGCGCGTCAACGCCACGGATCTGGGCGGGGCGCGGCTGTTGCCTTTGGTCGCCCAGGCCCTTGATCTCGATCCCGAGCGGCCGGCGGGCACCAGCCCCCGGGTGCTGACCGCCCGCCTGCTCGCCCTGCGGGTCAGCGGTCGGCGCGCCGTGTTGCTGGTCGATGGCGCCGATGCCCTCAGTGATGGCGATCTGGAAGACCTGCGCCGTCTTGACGCCCTGGAAACCGCGCGCGGCCGGCTGCTGCGCGTCGCCCTGTTTGGCCGCCCGGGCCTGCGCGAACGCCTGCAAACCCTGCCCCAACTGGCCCGGCGCCTGGGTCCGGGGGTGCGTTTGACGCCGATGACGCGGAGCGATCTGACAAGCTATCTGGATCACCGGCTGGCGGTCAGCCGCGATCCCTTGTGGATCGATCCGGTCTTCACCCCGGCCGCCCGCCGCCGCTTGCTGCGGCTGGCGCGCGGCGTGCCCGGCGATCTCGACCGTCTGGCCTCGGCCGCGCTCTATTTGGCGGCGGGCGAGGGGGCGGCGACGGTGGAAACCGGTCAC
The DNA window shown above is from Rhodospirillum rubrum ATCC 11170 and carries:
- the pbpC gene encoding penicillin-binding protein 1C yields the protein MTPPGRRGIGRWLRRLALGGLGLALLVGAGDHLLPPDLGRLTPSTRVMAANGAVLRAFLTAEGAWRLPGDPAAVDPFYLALLQAFEDRRFASHPGVDPLAVARALGQWLANGKVISGASTLTMQTVRLLDPRPERTIAAKLVEMVRAVQLEAHLGKTGVLGAYLTLAPFGGNLEGVRAGSLAWLGKDPRRLTPGEAALLVALPQAPEALRPDRHPAAARAARDKVLERAVRDGLLDPAQAREAKAEPVPTTRRPMPFSAPHLTERLAAGAPAGAPIATTIDEGLQNRLERLARRVAVPLGPGQSLALLAAESASGRILASVGSPDYLDPERVGAIDMTRAVRSPGSALKPLLYGMAFERHIVHPETLMIDRPTRFGAYTPANFGDAHWGEVSVREALAQSLNVPAVMLLDRLGPLAFATRLQSAGIALRLPKGVERPGLPLALGGLGVRLEDLVGLFAAIDAGGAAPPLRALAGAPLPARRVLEPAAAWQVADILAGSPPPPGMILADLRQGGRTVAFKTGTSYGFRDAWAVGFDGKVTIGVWVGRPDGTPSPGAFGRATAAPLLFQAFEALEGRPPPPRSRPDGVFIGANGDLPPPLRRLDGEPPRAGRRLAVDRDALTIAFPPDGSVLDPASLVDGLALSARGGQRPLTWLVDGRPLVSPAFARTARWMPPSLPRGGALAVRVSVVDAGGQGDTAQVWIGQSPP
- a CDS encoding alpha-2-macroglobulin family protein; protein product: MITSGAPIVLARSPLGLSLRAFGALPGRARRLGIATLFGLIALVLALPLVARAADPVASDAATAQALADLGREAEGLKANVLYVVENDGQRAQAKAAEARGKAERGEWDGAVDAWEQALRAGLKQADRWLILADFYDKAEGAEPRAVAAAFLAIAEAAGGEARALAQTRTAELLMAAERDDVALALFRRAQASHPTPRAANGIAALGGTGLAIRRTLVEADRDLPRLCLDLTAAPAAIDLAPYVKIEPAVPVAVSATGKRLCIDGLPHGQTVGVTLREGLPTLTGATLARSLTLEARIANRAPRVAFAGNAYILPARGARDVAVRTVNVDQLWLTLLRVNDRGLAGLLRDHDLNSMVSGGDLRDIAEDSGEKIWEGKLDIDAALNRETATAIPLATILPDPRPGLYLLAAEDRLRGSTPWWNQPSQWLLVTDIGLQSAVGLDGLSVFARSLSSGRALVGASVTLVARNNAEVASAVTDRNGMVRFQPAQLSGRDGKTPTWVMVYGPAGDFAYLDVTGPAFDLSDRGVGGREAPGPLDAFLYTERGIYRPGETVHLAGLLRDSGARGLSGLPLTVKILRPDGVQVDRQVLSDQGVGAYGADIPLLKEARSGRWEITAHVDPAAPPIGRVSFVVEDFVPQTMEVTLKTTATALDLTTGEPSAATASVAVQADYFYGAPVASQPVTSEVVLSADPEPFAAFKGFTFGLAQEEVEPRRFDLEPTLTNAKGAATLAVALDGAPDTSHPLRALVRTSVIDAGGRGAARTLVLPVRHQPMAVGIKARFEGDSLAEGATPAFDLAAVNPAGAPVGQRPLDWVLYEEVSRYTWYENGGAWNYRRTVSDEVRASGRVMTAANGLAEVAVPVGFGAFRLEVSDGGGSLAASSQRFRAGWWVAGSDSRDTPDTLKVTREAEAYRPGERARLRLEAPFAGHALVSVVTDRLLDVLDVPLPEGGLTVELPVTEAWGVGAYVVVTAFRPGENAGLRGPGRAMGVAWVPVDMTRRTLSVALEAPQTVLPRQRLEVPVQVAGGQGPVFLTLAAVDEGILQLTDFQSPDPVAYYYGKRSLGLAYRDAYGRLLEGTNARPGRLREGGDASGRHLMGLPRSSVETVSLFSGIVAVGKDGRALVPVDIPDFTGRLRLMAVAFSGAGVGHGEAAVTVRDPMVAMATLPRFLAPGDRSFLSVSLDNIDGPAGVWTLAAVGEGALSVPEGPRAVDLAKGGRDLVRLAVEGLNPGPGTLRLAITAPTGERREKTWSFDVRPGAPRMTLAHRLDLGGHGRARLDGGLLEGFFRQGVEGTLTLSSVPNLDPIGNASALRAYPYGCLEQTVSRAWVALYGHDLDTPALWKGWSGKDVLATEIARVIALQRPDGGFALWSSSGGLDPWLSAYALEFLLRAREEKAAVPDFVVERGLAYLDDAIADGDFSDAGLPAAAYAHYVLARAGAMDLGRLRYFADTYLARMPTPLARVQTAAALSLLGDGPRAVAALKQGLGDRARLVSDRDDWDYGSALRDRAATLALGIETGLLGDDALATADTLADTLARTPHPSTQERGWLVLAARALARQQGSVAATVDGVGVDSGRTTVTLPLSIQDLGEGVDIVNGGDRALRVVASLDGQPEAPPPAASEGLTIDRRFLTLAGEAVDPTKVRQNDLLVALITGSATDPKVIARERGNRLLVVDLLPAGVEIENPRIGAGAPGSEGLSWLPELTDTTHVEARDDRYVASVDIDAKTPTFTLAYVVRAVSPGSFVVPGAAVEDMDRPALRANQGAGRLSIAAR
- a CDS encoding ExeA family protein; its protein translation is MNAVDPVLVHFGFHRHPFPAEAGLELAYAGNDSQAPVRRLLARLTRYAGPVTVVGEAGLGKSYLCDWVAALLESRALVVRVNATDLGGARLLPLVAQALDLDPERPAGTSPRVLTARLLALRVSGRRAVLLVDGADALSDGDLEDLRRLDALETARGRLLRVALFGRPGLRERLQTLPQLARRLGPGVRLTPMTRSDLTSYLDHRLAVSRDPLWIDPVFTPAARRRLLRLARGVPGDLDRLASAALYLAAGEGAATVETGHMGTAARALNLGPRWLTLPRLPGFGGPNPLDALLHPLALQARS
- a CDS encoding tetratricopeptide repeat protein: MRSFVLSLCLALGAFAPLSLAAEGALSEAIESPTPGAGLEGAEVLGDLAPAEGAFLAEEAPRVAVAGGSAARLVEEGYRALAEGRTAEALAAYRAATRAAPALAEAHLGLGASLQALGRPTEAAGAYERALALRPGDALARARLVAVLGDLAPGIALERLGRLAVAYPDDAEITGRIGLQLMRQGRPLAALGAFEQAAALAPGDPVRQVNLAVAADRAGQAARALAAYRKAVTLLRAGGETAGVDLAALSRRARWLEVRLEGVTP